The sequence ACACGAATACTCTTTGGGTCGGCGCCGCACTTCATCGTCGCCACATCGGAGGAGAAGCCTCTGTTCATGCTGAATATGGGGTTTCGCATGGAACAGATGATACTCCGTGCTACCCAGAGTGGTCTTGGTACCTGCTGGATTGGTGGCATGTTCAAGGAGGAGCGAATCAGCGGTTTCCTGAGACTGGAAAAGAGCGAGCGCATCGTGGCGCTGACTCCTATTGGTTATCCCGACACCAAAATAACTGGTAAGCTGGCGCATGACGCTATCGAGTTAGGAGCGGCGAAATTTGGGAGAAGGAAGACATTGCGAGAAATAGCCTTTGGCACTACCTGGGGGAAGCCACTTCAGTCAGTGGGCAGCGAATTGATAGAAGCTTTGGAGTGTGCCCGCCTAGCATCCTCCTGGGCTAATACGCAGCCGTGGCGCTTCTTGGTCTGCCAGAATGAGGTGGTAGCGGTAGCCCAGGCAAAGCGCAGGTATGGTAACATTCGCGAGGGCAAGCACTACTACCGCCTTGATGTAGGAATAGCCATGGCGCACTTCTTCCTCTCAGCCAGGGAAATGGGAGGGAATGGCAGATGGCATGTAACTGGGTTTGACCCCACAGAAGTGGCCACAGAGCATGGTATTCCTGATGGATACGAAGTCCTGGGCGTGTTCAAGAAGACATAGCAGTTTGAGATCGTGCAGAAGCGGCGTGTATAATGCAGCTAGAGGAAAGAGGGTGAATTTGGGCACTGGGGAGGTCGTTGAGTAATGCAGGCCGTTCTCTTGGTCGGCGGCGAAGGGACCAGGTTACATCCCCTTACCTGCAATACGGTGAAGGCCATGGTTCCTATTCTCAACCGGCCTTTCCTGGAGCACATGATTTGGTATCTTAAGAGTCACGGTGTTGATAGCGTTGTCCTGGCTCTATGCCACCTACCAGGGCAGATTGAAAAGTACTTTGGCAATGGCAACCAGTGTGGAGTTAGATTGACCTATGTGATGGAGAAGTCACCCCTGGGCACAGCGGGGGCAGTAAAGAATGCCGAGAGCCATCTGGACGAAGTCTTCCTGGTGTTCAATGGTGATATCTTCACCGATATTGACCTTGGTGCGATGGTGGCCTTTCACCTTCACCGGAAGGCGAAGGCCACCATCGCCCTCACTGCCGTCGAGAACCCCAGCGCCTATGGGGTAATAGAAACCGAGCCGGATGGAAGGGTGAGGCGATTCGTGGAAAAGCCACCCCCAGGCGAAGCAACCACGAACCTGATCAATGCCGGCATTTACATCCTGGATCGTGAGGTCATCCGCAACATACCGCCCAATACTCGCTATATGTTCGAGCACCATTTGTATCCAACGCTCCTTTCCCAGGGGGTGCCCATCTATGCCTACCGTTCCGATGCTTACTGGATAGATATCGGTACTCCTGAGAAGTACTTACAGGTGCAGCATGACCTTCTGGCTGGCCGGTGTAAAGCGGCTTTGCCCATCGAGATTGCGGAGATTGGGGGGTGTGACCAGACTGTTGGTGCCTCCATCCATCCTACAGCCAGAATCGTAGGGCCGGTGGTAGTTGGCAACGGCTGTAGCATGGGCCCGGGCGTCCGCATAACGGGACCGGCTGTCATCGGAGCGGGTTGCCACATTCTGGACGGGGCGGTGATCCAGGAGGCTATTCTGTGGGGTGGTGTTCGCGTGGGAAGGCATGCTACTGTAGAATGCTGTATCGTAGGTAACGGCAGCCTTATCGGGGATGGCAGTTGTGTTAGTCATGGCTGTGTCATCGGTGACCATGTGGTGGTGGAAGAAGGGAGCCAACTCGATCCCCATAGTAAGGTCTGGCCTGATACCGGAAGGTAGCCTATTCACCCTCTAGTATAGCCACGCCCAGGGCACCAGGCCCCAGGTGGGTGCCCATCACTGCGCCAACGGTGGAAATGTAAATCCGCTCCGTCGGGAATGCGGAGTTGAGGGATTGGGCCAAAGCCATCGCCTCCTCCGGAGTAGTGGTATATTCCACGGCCATCTCTCTAATGTTGGTGAAGCCGGCAGCAAAGCGACGTAGATGCTCGACAGCCTTAGCCCTGGTACGTTCCCTGGCTACCGGCGTGCTGACGCCGTCCCTGATAGTGAGGATCGGCTTGAGATTCAGCAGCGTACCCAGGAAGGCTCGTGCTGGCCCTATCCTTCCCCCTTTTCTGACGTATTCCAGCGTGTCGAAAGCCATACGGACATGCACTTTAGGGATGGCTTTCTTTGCTGTATCTATCACCTGATCCATGCTTGCACCTGCCTGGGCTTTCTTGGCGGTGGCGATAACCACCAGGCCCAGCGGCATCAGCACCAAGCGCGAGTCCATTACCTCTATCCGGCTGCCCTTTTTCTGGCTTAGCTCCTTGCCCTGCAGGGCAACCTGGTAGGTGGCGCTCAGTTCGGAAGAGAGCACGATAACCAGGATTTCATCACTTTGTTCGCTCAGCTTGTCATATATCTGGGCGAATTCGGCGGGCGATACGGTGGCGGTGGTGGGCAGGGATTGGCTGGTGGCCAGTTTACGATAGAACTCTGATGGACTCAGGTCAGCCCCGTCGCGGTAAACCTCATCACCAAAATGGACATATAGCGGTACTACATGAATTCCGAGAGCGCTGGCCACCTGAGGTGGGATGTCAGCCGTACTGTCGGTAACCAGCTTCACTGCCATGTCTGTTCCCCTGTCTGATTGTTTGCTGTCGCTTTCATGTTGGCTAAACGCTAAACAGGAAGGTGATGACGTCGCCATCCTGAACGACGTAGTTCTTGCCCTCCAGGCGGAGCACGCCCTGTTTGCGAGCCTCGGGTAGGCTGCCGCACCGGGTCAACTCGACATAAGGGATCACCTCTGCCCGGATGAAGCCCCTCTCCATGTCAGAATGGATTTTGCCAGCCGCTTTGACAGCCGGGGTGCCCTGGTGTATAGTCCACGCCTTCACCTCTCCAGAGACAACAGTGAAGAAGGTGATGAGTCCCAGTAGTTGATAGGAAAGACTGATGATACAATCGGTGACCGCCTCTCCAGCGCCCATAGCCGAGCGGAACTCGATGGCCTCCGCTTCGCTGAGTTGCCCCAGTTCCATCTCCAGCTTGGCGCAAACCGCGGCTACCGGCCACTGGGGATAGCGTGTCTTCAGGTCCTCCTCCAGCGAGGCTCTTTGCGACAATTGATCCTCTCCGATGTTGAGCACTATCAGCATAGGTTTGGCAGTGAGGAACTGGTAGTTTTCTAGCATTTTCGTTTCTTCCCCGCTTAGAGACTGTTCCTTGACGGGTATTTCCTTTTCCAGGTCGGAGCCGATGCGGGACAGTAACGATTGCTCCCGAAGGAGGGTTTCTCGCTCGTTAGACTTGGCACCTTTGAGGGAGTCCTTTATTCTGAGCAATCTTCGCTCAATGATGCCTAGATCGGAGAAGGCAAGCTCCATATTCATGGTGTCAATGTCTCGCGGTGGATTGATCTCGCCGTCGGGATGCGGAATCGCTTCGTCTGAAAAGGCCCGCACTACATGAATAAAGCCATCTGCCCTGCTGAGGTAAACCAGGAGTTCACCACCCAACTCTTTCCCTTTCCCCCTGGCGATGGCTATGTCCACATACTGCACTTCAGCAGGGACAGTCCGTTTGGGATCGAAGATGGCCTTCAGGCCGTCGAGGCGGTGGTCGGGGACCTTGGCTACGCCGATGTTTGGCTGCGCCGTGGTGGGTGCAAAAGCCTGGGTGTCAGCTTTCCCCTTGGTCAGGCTGTTGAACAGCGTGGTCTTGCCGCTCTTTGGGAGACCAATAATGCCGATTTCCATTCAGCTTTGTCCGCAGAGAGGTAGAGAGGTTATTCGGTGTCCTTCCTACTATAGCATGGTCACCCTCAGCTTGCCACTCCACAGATGAGCGTCAGTAATTTCTGAACTTCCTTATTCCTTAGGCAACTCGGCAAAGAGATAGCAGGCAAAGAGCTATACCTGATTCTTGATAACTACGGTACCCATAAGCAGGATAGGGTGCAGAGGTAGCTCAAGAGACATGAGCGGTTTCACAGTCATGCGACTCCTATTGGAGCCTCCTGAATGAAGATGGTGGGAATTTGGTTTAGCATACTGACCAACCAGGCAATTCGAAAAGGCGGCTTTGGTAGCGTGGCTCGTCTGGCAGGAGCTATGAAAGCCTTTCTCCTTCGATGGGCTGAAGGAGAAAGGCCTTTCCTGTGGACGAAGACGGCGGAACAAATCCTGGCAACGGCTGTCGGATGATTAGGCCTATCTGGGCAATTCGTCCTGCGTCGCCGTTTGTTGCTGAAACTATGCCGAGGCGGTAGACTTCTTGAAATAGATGCAGGAGACGGGCCAACGCATGCAGCAACCTGTACCACATGACAAAGCCACGAGTTCAAGGTGGAGGTTTGTTCGATTTCTTTCAAACAACAGATCCTTTGTAATCGTCTGGGTGGCCCTACTCATCAGCATTGCAGGCATCGGCATGGTAAGCCCTCTACTGCCCAAATTCGCTGAGAACATGGGAGCCAGTGGTATCTGGATTGCGCTTGCCTTCTCTGGTTTCGCTCTTTCCCAGGTCCCGCTCATGCCGGTAGTAGGCAGACTTTCTGATAGGTTTGGCAAGAAGCTCTTTCTCTGGCTTGGACTCCTCATCTACGTGATAGCTGCCGCAGGCTACGTTTGGTCCCCCACCTATCGGGAGTTGGTTGTGTTCCGTGTTCTCAGCGGGGTTGGTACGGCGATGGTCATTCCTACGGCCTATGCCTATGTCGGTGACCTAGCGCCGCGCGGCCACGAGGGGAGATATATGGGGTTGTTCAATGTCGGCATAATAGCAGGCTTTGGACTAGGCCCCATGATCGGTGGCATTGTCCAGGAGAGGCTCGGGATGGATGCCACCTTCGCTAGTATGGGTATTTTAGGCGCGGCGGGGTTTATCATGGTCCTACTGCTTCTACCCAATAGAGTGCCGTCCACTCAAGTCACACAAGTTGACAGGCCTGTCAGCTCCTTTGTTTTCCTGCTCAAGGACAAGACTATGCGTGGGCTCA comes from Chloroflexota bacterium and encodes:
- a CDS encoding NDP-sugar synthase, with protein sequence MQAVLLVGGEGTRLHPLTCNTVKAMVPILNRPFLEHMIWYLKSHGVDSVVLALCHLPGQIEKYFGNGNQCGVRLTYVMEKSPLGTAGAVKNAESHLDEVFLVFNGDIFTDIDLGAMVAFHLHRKAKATIALTAVENPSAYGVIETEPDGRVRRFVEKPPPGEATTNLINAGIYILDREVIRNIPPNTRYMFEHHLYPTLLSQGVPIYAYRSDAYWIDIGTPEKYLQVQHDLLAGRCKAALPIEIAEIGGCDQTVGASIHPTARIVGPVVVGNGCSMGPGVRITGPAVIGAGCHILDGAVIQEAILWGGVRVGRHATVECCIVGNGSLIGDGSCVSHGCVIGDHVVVEEGSQLDPHSKVWPDTGR
- a CDS encoding DegV family protein, producing MATSSPSCLAFSQHESDSKQSDRGTDMAVKLVTDSTADIPPQVASALGIHVVPLYVHFGDEVYRDGADLSPSEFYRKLATSQSLPTTATVSPAEFAQIYDKLSEQSDEILVIVLSSELSATYQVALQGKELSQKKGSRIEVMDSRLVLMPLGLVVIATAKKAQAGASMDQVIDTAKKAIPKVHVRMAFDTLEYVRKGGRIGPARAFLGTLLNLKPILTIRDGVSTPVARERTRAKAVEHLRRFAAGFTNIREMAVEYTTTPEEAMALAQSLNSAFPTERIYISTVGAVMGTHLGPGALGVAILEGE
- the ychF gene encoding redox-regulated ATPase YchF — its product is MEIGIIGLPKSGKTTLFNSLTKGKADTQAFAPTTAQPNIGVAKVPDHRLDGLKAIFDPKRTVPAEVQYVDIAIARGKGKELGGELLVYLSRADGFIHVVRAFSDEAIPHPDGEINPPRDIDTMNMELAFSDLGIIERRLLRIKDSLKGAKSNERETLLREQSLLSRIGSDLEKEIPVKEQSLSGEETKMLENYQFLTAKPMLIVLNIGEDQLSQRASLEEDLKTRYPQWPVAAVCAKLEMELGQLSEAEAIEFRSAMGAGEAVTDCIISLSYQLLGLITFFTVVSGEVKAWTIHQGTPAVKAAGKIHSDMERGFIRAEVIPYVELTRCGSLPEARKQGVLRLEGKNYVVQDGDVITFLFSV
- a CDS encoding MFS transporter — protein: MQETGQRMQQPVPHDKATSSRWRFVRFLSNNRSFVIVWVALLISIAGIGMVSPLLPKFAENMGASGIWIALAFSGFALSQVPLMPVVGRLSDRFGKKLFLWLGLLIYVIAAAGYVWSPTYRELVVFRVLSGVGTAMVIPTAYAYVGDLAPRGHEGRYMGLFNVGIIAGFGLGPMIGGIVQERLGMDATFASMGILGAAGFIMVLLLLPNRVPSTQVTQVDRPVSSFVFLLKDKTMRGLIIFQLVWGLNYGAVFTFLPMFMTTVRSTSIAQVGIVLSARSIVSGTLVYPFGWLADRVDRVHLVTLGMIAVAIGIFSVPWVGGFAALLCLFILMGAFESIAVPAANAITVDRGRTLGMGSVMGVFNMANSSAIVLGSIAGAGIERSAGVSWVFWCAAVIALAGVLGFNMFMRGGVRLFRKGGRVIEASASSSASTTTTATPRKR